Proteins from a genomic interval of Streptomyces sp. NBC_00820:
- a CDS encoding DUF5134 domain-containing protein, translated as MHGPVSPAWLLVALCAATGSYCLLRMRSGVEEQRRAAGGEALMGFGMAAMAVPASVFAPPHWTWPLYAVVFGAAALRALWAARRDTHHLHHLIGTSAMVYMSLVMAASPTAHVHTHVGAGVPLVTGVLLLYFTGYVLLSGARLVPTGPAAGGAGSRRWGDRPELARACRVSMGIGTVAMLLTM; from the coding sequence GTGCACGGACCGGTGTCACCGGCCTGGCTGCTGGTCGCGCTGTGCGCGGCAACCGGGTCCTACTGTCTGCTGCGGATGCGCAGCGGGGTCGAGGAGCAGCGCCGTGCGGCCGGCGGTGAGGCCCTCATGGGGTTCGGCATGGCCGCGATGGCCGTACCCGCCTCGGTGTTCGCACCGCCGCACTGGACCTGGCCGCTGTACGCCGTCGTGTTCGGCGCCGCGGCCCTGCGCGCACTGTGGGCGGCCCGCCGCGACACCCACCATCTGCACCACCTGATAGGGACGTCCGCGATGGTCTACATGTCCCTCGTCATGGCCGCGTCGCCCACCGCCCACGTCCACACGCACGTCGGCGCCGGTGTCCCGCTGGTGACCGGCGTGCTGCTGCTCTACTTCACCGGCTACGTACTGCTGTCCGGCGCCCGCCTGGTGCCGACCGGCCCCGCCGCCGGCGGGGCCGGGTCGCGGCGCTGGGGCGACCGTCCGGAACTGGCACGGGCGTGCCGGGTGTCGATGGGGATCGGTACGGTGGCCATGCTGCTGACGATGTGA
- a CDS encoding SRPBCC family protein — protein MASTTAYIDVPHSPDHVWQLIGGFGSLPDWLPYIPHSELSEGGRVRSLKNEGGDVIVERLQAFDQDARSYSYAILRAPFPVTGYLSTLTVRELPEAGTARIEWSGTFTPVGTGDDEAVALFHGIYTDGLAALERALREQDPTAGR, from the coding sequence CCCACTCCCCCGACCACGTCTGGCAGCTCATCGGCGGCTTCGGCTCGCTGCCCGACTGGCTCCCCTACATCCCGCACAGCGAGCTCAGCGAGGGCGGCCGTGTCCGCAGCCTGAAGAACGAGGGGGGTGACGTCATCGTCGAGCGCCTCCAGGCCTTCGACCAGGACGCGCGCAGCTACTCGTACGCCATCCTGCGGGCGCCGTTCCCGGTGACGGGCTACCTCTCCACCCTGACCGTGCGCGAGCTGCCCGAGGCGGGCACCGCGCGGATCGAGTGGTCGGGCACCTTCACGCCGGTGGGCACCGGCGACGACGAGGCCGTGGCCCTGTTCCACGGCATCTACACGGACGGCCTGGCCGCGCTGGAGCGGGCCCTGCGGGAACAGGACCCGACCGCCGGCCGCTGA